From Coffea arabica cultivar ET-39 chromosome 2e, Coffea Arabica ET-39 HiFi, whole genome shotgun sequence, the proteins below share one genomic window:
- the LOC140036353 gene encoding uncharacterized protein yields MSTHPESSDRPAMTPSADLANLGAQLSEVLNKFNELSMEMTAQRRVIDQLVTGSSGGVQHRPLPPNQTEPILLPYTQTSLAPHVENPPEETFIYPTHGLPHTYAPNIQINSSHPQIPLNYPPANLNMPLESQVPYYYSTAEPFTLDTATQGKIEAGESSAPIVKNLLKGLDRFDEFIRKSQGLGKQGGLDYNKLCLFPDMQLPMGFKAPKFSKYDGTGNPKTHLRMFANKLGKPIDDENLPVRLFPESLEGDALDWYSNLKPDEMRTWTELSTAFVRQYEYNCEFTPTRTTLEGTKRKPSEDHKTYAKR; encoded by the coding sequence atgagtacgcACCCCGAGTCATCCGATAGGCCTGCGATGACACCATCAGCTGACCTGGCAAACTTGGGAGCTCAACTAAGCGAAGTTTTGAACAAGTTCAATGAGTTGAGCATGGAAATGACGGCACAAAGGCGTGTGATTGATCAGCTAGTCACTGGTAGCAGCGGTGGAGTCCAACATAGGCCCTTACCTCCCAATCAAACTGAACCAATACTTTTGCCATACACTCAGACCTCCCTGGCTCCACATGTTGAAAATCCACCTGAGGAAACTTTCATTTATCCCACTCATGGCCTACCACATACCTACGCACCAAACATTCAAATCAATTCTTCTCACCCTCAAATTCCTCTAAATTACCCACCTGCCAATCTGAACATGCCACTTGAATCTCAAGTACCATATTACTATTCCACCGCTGAACCATTCACATTAGACACTGCTACCCAAGGAAAAATTGAAGCTGGGGAATCCTCCGCACCAATCGTCAAGAATCTGTTAAAGGGGTTGGACCGATTTGACGAATTCATAAGGAAGAGCCAAGGCTTGGGCAAACAAGGTGGTTTGGATTATAACAAGTTGTGCCTGTTTCCTGATATGCAACTGCCTATGGGTTTTAAAGCACCCAAGTTTAGCAAGTATGACGGAACGGGCAACCCTAAAACGCATCTCCGAATGTTTGCCAATAAATTAGGGAAGCCAATCGACGATGAGAATCTGCCAGTTAGGTTGTTCCCTGAGAGTTTAGAAGGCGATGCACTGgattggtattccaatttgaagcCTGATGAGATGAGGACCTGGACAGAGTTGTCAACcgcttttgtaaggcaatatGAATACAATTGTGAGTTTACTCCGACAAGGACCACACTGGAAGGGACTAAAAGAAAGCCATCTGAGGATCACAAGACATATGCAAAGCGATGA